From Candidatus Xianfuyuplasma coldseepsis:
CCCAAGGCAACAATGTCGATATATTCCAATGCTTCTTCACCGATTAATGCTTGGGCAAGTTTAAAGGCGACACCGACTCCAGCAAGTGGTTTAAATGGATACTCGCATAACTGTGTATGAAGAATACTGAATGCATTGGGTAATTCCGCTTCACTTTCATGATGATCGGTAACAATCACGTCAATATTATTCTCCGTTAGAATTTTGACTTCTTCGATACTCTTAATACCATTATCTACTGTGATGACAAGGTCGTATCCTTCATTGACGATATCAAAGGTTTTGGAATAGGATAATCCATACCCATCAACAAATCGATTGGGAATGTCATAATCAATTTTTGCACCGAGTTCTTGCAGAACCCTGTATATTAAAAATGTACTCGTAATTCCATCAACATCGTAGTCACCATACACTAAAATGGATTGCTTATTTTCAATCGCATGCATAATCCGGTCAACTGACTTTTGCATGTCCTTTAGGAGGTAGGGATCATGAAAAGAACGTTCATCCAACTGGAATAACGCTTGGTAGTTATCAACGCCTCGAGCGCGGTAAATGTCCCTGACCAAATTATTTTGATCAAGATCCTTATTTTTTATTTTCCATGTAAACATCTGTATCTCCTAACCTTTGATTGCTATCGACCGCCTACATTTTCTCTGGTGCACTTACACCAATTAATGAAAGTGCGTTTTGTAAGACGATTTGACAAGCATTTAGAATTGCTAAACGTTCTTGTGTCTTTAACTGGTCATCTTGAATGACATAATCGGAATTATAAAAACTATGAAATGCTGTAGCCACTTGATAGATGTAGTTTACCAATCGATGTGGTTGTCGCGATTCCGCTGCAGATTTAATAACTGCGGGGTACTGTGAAAGAAGGACAACGAGCTCGATTGTCTTATCGTTATCGATTGTTTTAAATGTATGTTGTTTGTGATCAAAGTCGATTCCTTGAACGGATGCTTTCTCAAAAATACTATGTATACGAGCATGCGCATATTGCACATAATATACCGGGTTTTCATTGGTTTGGCGGATGGCTAAATCCAAATCAAGATCCATTTGCGAATTCAAGGAGCGTGCAGCAAAGAAATATCGGATTGGGTCGGCACCGACTTCATCAATTAAATCGCCCAAAGTAATCGCCTTACCACTGCGCTTAGACATTTTCACCTCTTCACCGTTTTGCAAAACTTTCACCATCTGTAATAAGTCAACTTCTAATAAATCACTACGTCCACCAATCATTTCAATGGCCGCTTTTAGCCGTGAAATATATCCGTGATGATCACTACCAAGAATATCAATCAGTTTTGTATACCCACGATCCAACTTGTTTTTATGATAGGCAATATCCGGGGTAACATATGTGAAATTCCCGTCACTCTTAATGATGACACGATCTTTTTCATCACCGTACTCACTGGTTTTTAACCAAATTGCACCATCTTTCTCATAGGTGAAGTCATTGTTTTTCAAATACGTGACAACTTTATTTACTTCGTCGTTCTCATATAGGCTTTTTTCACTGAACCAAATATCAAATTCAACGCCAAAACGGTCCAAGTCAACGCGTAATCCATCTAATAAGCGATGCACGCCAAAATTGCGGAAGAATGCTTCACCATCTTCGTCGACAAACCGTTTTCCATATTCCTGTTGTACTTCTTTTGCCAAATTAATAATTTCTGGTCCGAAATACCCATCGTCAATCATCGGATAGTCCGGATTAAACAATTGTTGGTAGCGTGCATTAATGCTTTTCGCGAGATTATTAATTTGATTACCAGCATCATTAACATAGTATTCACGTGTCACTTGGTATCCAGCTTTGTTCAATATTCGTGCTAAGGAATCCCCTGCTGCTGCACCTCGGGCATGACCGATATGAATTGCTCCAGTAGGATTTACCGAAACAAACTCAATGTTGTAATGTTGTCCATTTCCAATAGTAAGATCACCATAATGGAATCCTTCTTGATTAATGACATTGACAGTATCCAAAACAAACGATGGGTCTAAATAGAAGTTAATAAAACCCGGTTTTGCGACTTGAACCTCTTTCAGTGGCAGATTATCGATAGATAATTGTGCAACAATGTCTTCTGCAATTAACAAGGGGGCTTTTCGTGCAACCCGTGCATATTTCATGGCAATGTTTGACGAATAATCGCCATTACTATTGTCTTTTGGCACTTCAAGTTCGATCTCAATTGCGTCATCAAACCACGCCAAACTTTGTAATGCTGCTGCTATTTCATCTTTAATTTTTAGTTGTAGTTGTTCAATGTTCATTCGTATCACCTATGTGTTTATTTTTATTTCGATGTCTAACCCATTACTTGAAGCGATAAATTGATCAATGCTAATAAAGTGTACACCCCATTCACCAAGTGTAATTAGGGTGTCTTTATCATAGTTGATTCGTGCTTCAAGTACTTTATTCTGTGTGTTATTTTCAATACAAACTTTCATATCTTCTAACGTCATATGATACAGCATGATCATATCACATGCAGATTGTTGTGCTTCAACAAACGATGCTATTGATGTTACTTGAACCTCAATTATCACATTGTGGTCAATTTGATTCTTGATTTGATTCACCATGTCAATGATTGTTCGATTTGAAACACTGTGGTCTTGTGTAATCACGGCAATGTCATGAAGATTCACTGCATGATTGATACCACCACCATCAATAACTGCTTGCCGTTCTAAATGACGAATACCTGGAGTTGTTTGTCTCGTATCAAGAATTTTGGCATCTGTATGTTCAATTAACTGTACATATTTTGACACAACAGATGCAATACCACCCATATGACGAAGAATATTCAATGCAATCGTTTTGCCATGTAGAATTGATTTCAAAGAACCACTCAATATAGCTATTATATCGCCATTTTCTACAAATGACCCATCTGGATTCAGGACTTTTATATAGATCGATTGATCCAACATATCATATAGTTGTTGGACAATATCAATCCCACTAACCACACCAGTCTCATGAGCAATGATGATTGCTTCACACATTTCTGATTCAAGTACATGATCAGTTGTGATGTCTCCTTGTCCTAAATCTTCTCCAATGACACGTTCAAGAAAGGATTGAATTTTGTTGTTCATAGTACGATCCTATAATTTTAAATCTAATTGTTCAAAACGAAGTTTCTTACTGTTTGTTTCTACCAATTTCATCCATTTCGCACTTCGTCCTTTTCCAAGTGGTCGAATTTTTTTGTCGTCACGTAATCGTTTTAGGGTACGATTGATTGTTGAGTCAGAAATATATGGATGAACATTACGAATGTCATCTTTACTAAAAATTTCTGGTAGTTTTAAGATGGTGTTTTCAACATTATCGGATTTATTCAAGTGTTTATCAAACTGATAGTCGCGAACAAGATCGTTCAACGTTTCATATGCATTCATTGAAAATTCGAGTACTAATTGATGCAATGGTAAAATCTGGGCATAGCCCATTTCCCAGTTGAAACTAGATCGAATAACGGCTTCATTAAAGTCTTCACGACGTTTATAGAGCAACTCAAAGAAGCTGATGTATTCAAACACTTCGTACCCACTTGTTAATAGCAATATAAACATCAACATCAATCCAACTTCTTGATTTTTGTCATAAAACGGATTGATATGTATGAAATCAATGTAAAAATTCATAATGATATAAGCAACTTCATACTCTTGATGCTCAAGTGCACGTTGATATAAGTGGATTAACTGTTCTAAGGATTCACGAGTACTTCCATTCTTACTGGTTAATAAGGAGGTTGTTTTGCCTGTAGATTTTAGTTTACGAAATTGCAGTTTTTGAGGGGTAACCAAATCGGAATACAAAAATCGTGCTAAGTCTTGAATTTCCGAGACGAGCAACTCAAATGAATCTGCATCCTCGTGGATTTTAATAAACGCATTGTAAATTTGAAGAACCAACCGTTCTTCTTTGTTTTTTGTTTTTACACCCTTATAAATCAACGACTTAAACCGTGCATCCGAGACTTTAACATCAAATAATCGTGAAAAATAATACGTATTATTACGTACCGTTTGTCGCACCATTACTTCATAATCGCCCTCTAATACATCATGATTGTGTCGATTATTTCCAATCGACTTGTACAGTCGAATATAATCCATAATCACATCGTTTGGTATTTGAGTGCGTGTAAGATTTTGCATACAATTCATAAATTCACCTCAAACATAACAATTATATATATATTTTACTATATTTGACAATAATTTCAATGGAAAAAGCGTATATTTGTAGTCATTTACGAAAAATGATGAATATAATAAGAAAAAAAGTAGCGAGGCTACTTTTTATTCAAATAATTGTTGTTGAACAATTTCGTGATCTTCTTCTCGTACGTAGTCCGATAGTGGTGTAATGGAAGGATCTTCTTCCACTTGTTCAATATCCATAAACAATGGTGTTCCTTTTTTCGGTCTTACAAACTGTTTACCATTTTCGGATTTTTCATATTTTACATCAAACGCATTTACCAATACTTCCTGCGTCGTTGTATTAATACGAATGATTACACGGTTCTTATATTGTGTGGCGTTCATGATACATGTATCTTGTACTAAATGAGGGTTCGATCGAACGATTTTATACATTTGAACACCTTTGTTCGTTCGGCGTTTTTTTGGAATTTCCGTTACACCAATTCGTTTGATATGACCACGGTTCGATAATACTAAGAGATCGTGATGATTTTTCAGAACAATTCCCGAAGCAAGATGTTGCTTGGATGAAAGATTCATCCCCTTAACACCTTTAGCAGTTGTTGATGTTAAAGGAATTTCATTCAGGTTGAATCGCAATGCTTCACCACGTTGTGAGAAGATGATAACTTCTGCATCGGGATTATCGGTAATGTCGATCGCAACTACTTCATCACCCTTGTTTAGTGCAATCGCACGGATTGTTTTGGTATATCGTGACACATCAAAGTCAGCAAGAGCCGTTTGTTTAATCAAATTCTTCTTGGTAACAAACAGTAGTGATTTAGGTTCAGAGAAGTCATTAATCCGTAGAACCTTGATGATAAATTCATCTTCTTCTAATTGAACTATGTTGTTAATGTGCGTACCTAAATCACGCCATTTATAGCTTGGTATCTTGTATACAGGCAAGTAAACATAATTCCCCTTGTTGGTAAACATCAAGATTGTATTCAGGGTTGATACCTCATCAACAAAGATCATTGAATCATTATCACGTAGTGTTACTTCCTCTGTTGCACGATACGAACGAATCGATGTCGATTTTATATATCCTTCTTTTGTGATACCAACAACTACTTGTTCCTCAGCGATTAGTTCCTCTTCAGAAATTGTAATTTTCTCGATTTCTTCTTCAATATCTGTTAATCGTTTTGTCGCTAATTTACGCTGAATGGTACGAAGTTCATCAACGATAACTCGTTCTAACTCGGTCTCATTATTCAAAATGAGTTGAAGTTCAGCAATGGTTTCTTGTAATGATCGCATTTCTTCTTGCAATGATTTGATATCGGTTGAAGACAATCGATATAGTTGTAAAGTAACAATAGCTTCTGCTTGTTCTTCACTAAATTTAAAGGCTTTCGATAATTTTGTTTTTGCGTCTTTTTTATTTTTAGATGCACGGATAAGGACAATTACTTCATCCAAGACATCCATCATTTTAATAATACCATCCACTACATGGAGTCGTTTTTCCGCTCGACGAAGGTCATAATTCGATCGGTTTGTAATGACTTCTTTCTGATGTAGAATATAGGCATCTATAATTTGCAGCACACCCATTAGCATCGGACGTTTGTTATTAATAGCGACCATATTGTAGTTATATGATTTGGTTAAATTTGTCTTTTTTAATAAAAAACTTTCGATAACTTGCGGATCAAATCCTTTTTTTACATCAACAACGATCCGTAACCCTTCACGATCGGATTCGTCACGGACTTCATCGATTCCATCAATTTGCTTTTTGATACGGATATCATCAATCTTACGAACCAAAGCGGCTTTGTTAACTTCATAGGGAATTTCAGTCACTATGATTTGCTGATTTTCTATCATTGTCCGAGAGCGGATGATGATCCGACCACGGCCCGTTTCAAAGGCTTTACGGATTTCATCTTTTCCTTGAACAATCGCGCCTGTTGGAAAATCTGGACCACGCATTATCTTTATGACATCGTCAATGGTAATATCGGGTTTCTCTATTCGCTTGACAACGGCGTTAATTACTTCACGTAAATTATGGGGAGGAATTTCGGTTGCATATCCAGCACTAATCCCAGTTGCTCCATTGCATAGTAAGTTTGGATAACGTGATGGAAGAACGGTTGGTTCATATTCTTCATCATCGAAGTTCGGTACAAAATCAACGGTCCGTTTTTCAATATCTTGTAAAAGTATTTCGCTCGCAGCTGACATCCGCGCTTCTGTATAGCGCATTGCCGCAGAGGAATCACCATCAATGGATCCGTTGTTACCATGCATGTCTACGAGGGGTGTTAGCATCTTCCAAGTTTGACTTAAGCGTACCATTGCATCATAAACGGATGTATCACCATGTGGATGGTATTTACCGATGACATCGCCAACAATACGGGCCGATTTCTTATATGGTTTATCGCTAAACATTCCTAGTTTAAACATCGAGTATAAAACTCGACGTTGTACTGGTTTTAGTCCATCTCTAACATCTGGGAGTGCACGATCTTGGATGATGTATTTGGAATATCGACCAAAACGTTCACCAACAATGGACTCTAAATTTTCTTCAATGATTTTTTGATCGACAAATTCGCTAATCAAATCAACTGTTTTTTTCGCCATGTCCATACCACCTAAATCTTGAAGTCATCTTCGATAGAGAATGTAACATTATTTTCAATCCACTCTCGTCGAGGTTCTACTTTATCCCCCATAAGGGTACTAATTCGTTGATCGGCATCTGCTAAATCTTCAATTTTCACTTGAATCAAGGTTCGGCTTTTGGGATTCATTGTTGTTTCCCACAATTGATCGGCATTCATTTCACCAAGACCTTTGAATCGTTGAATATTGTACGACTTAACAGAACGTACAATACGTTCTAATTCATCATCATCCCATGCATATTTAATGATGGTTTTATTTTTATTTCGATACGATATTTTATATAGAGGTGGGAGGGCTATATATACTTTACCTGCTTCAACAAGTTCTCGCATATAACGGAAGAAAAATGTCAGTAAAAGTACCTGAATATGTGCTCCATCCGTATCGGCATCTGTCATGATAATAACTTTATGATAATTGCATTTCTCCAAATCGAAATCAGGACCTAAGCCTGCACCAATCGTATGAATAATCGTGTTAACTTCTTCATTCTTTAACACGTCTTCAATTTTTGCTTTTTCTGTATTGATTACTTTTCCGCGAAGTGGTAGGATTGCTTGAAAGCGGCGATCTCGACCTTGCTTCGCACTACCACCGGCACTATCTCCCTCAACGAGATACAGTTCGTTTAGTTCTGGGTTCTTATTTTGCGCCTTGGTTAGTTTACCAGAAAGGTTAATTTCAATTTTACTTTTTTTCCGTTCTAAACGGGCTTCTTCTCGAGCCTTTCGAGCGGCATCTCGAGCCATGCGTGCTTTAAGAGATTTTTCAATCAAGGTATACGTTAAATTACTATTCTCTTCGAAAAAGTACGTTAATTTTTCCGAAACGACTTGTTCAACTGCTGTTCTGGCATCCGGTGTTCCCAATTTATTTTTTGTCTGTCCTTCAAACTGTAATAGATGCTCCGGGATTCGAATCGACAAGACAGTTGTAAGTCCTTCGCGAATGTCAACGCCATCTAGCTTCGTTCCGTTCTTAATTAAACCAACCCGCTGTCCATAATCATTAAACAGCTTTGTTAAGGCTGATTTGTATCCTGTTTCATGGGTACCGCCATCGCGTGTACGGACATTATTGACAAAGGATACCAGTTGTTCCGAGTAGGATTTTGTAAACTGGAATGCCACTTCAACTTCGATTTCTAATGCTTCACCTTCTAAAAATCGAGGATCATGGATGCCGTTTCGATTCTCATTAATAAATTCTACATAGGAAATAATTCCATCATTATATAGGAACTCTTCTTTTGTTTTGGATCGTTCATCAACAAGGAAAATGCGCAATCCTTTTAGCAAAAATGCACTTTCACGTAAGCGTTCTGAAATGGTTTGATAATTAAAGACACTGGTAGAGAACAACTCACTATCCGGTTTAAATAAAACCGTTGTTCCTGTTTTTCTCGTATCACCAATAACTTCGAGTTGAGATACGCGACTACCGCCATCTTCAAATCGAATTTTATAAATTTTGTTGTTACGATATACCGTAACATCGACATATTTACTTAGGGCGTTTACAACACTAGCTCCAACACCGTGCAGACCACCAGAAACTTTGTATCCTCCTGCTTGGCCAAACTTCCCCCCAGCATGAAGTCGAGTATAAATGATCTCAATTGCTGTTTTTCCACTCTCATGTAGTCCAACCGGAACTCCTCGTCCATTATCGGACACTTCAATGCTGTTGTCTTCTTTGATGGTTACTCGAATCTCAGTTCCGAAACCGGCGAGTACCTCATCAATGGAATTATCAACTATTTCCCATACTAAATGATGAAGCCCTCGAGCATCTGTACTACCGATATACATACCGGGACGTTTGCGGACAGCTTCCAGTTCTTCTAATATCTGAATTGATGTTTCGTCATATATTGGTTTGTTCATTTCCATGTTGTACACATCCTATTCATTGAACTACAATTCTATATTATAACAAAATGAAAATCATTTTTGTAGTGTAAATTTGAAAATGATATGTTATAATGATTTGCGTATTCCCAAATTGGAGTTGATTTTTATGTTATTTAAAGTTGGTTTGTTGATCATAAGTTATTTACTGGGGAGCATCCCATTTTCCATTATATTAGGTACAAAATTCAAAGGAATTGACGTTCGCCAACATGGTAGTGGGAATCCAGGTGGAACCAATTCATTACGATTTCTCGGAAAGAAAATTGGCATGTTTGTTCTGATATTAGACGGTTTAAAAGCTGGATTAATTGTTCTCCTAATTCAGTTTGATGTCATCGATTCAGCAACAGTATTTCATCCACTAGCATACGGGGTTGCTGCAGCATTTGGACATGTGTTTAGCATCTACATAAAATTTAAAGGTGGTAAGGCAGTTGCTGCTACAGTCGGTATGATGATTGCCTATAATCCATTGATGGCCCTGATCATGTTTTTCATATTTATGGGTATCTTAAAAGCCTTTAAATATGTAAGTGTATCATCAACAGTAACGGTGTTTTCAGCAATTCTTATTGGTGCCATATTCCAAGATTGGTCAATGATTCCATATATGGCAATTCTATTCGTTTTAGTAGTATTTAGACATCGACAAAACTTCAAAAATATCAAGCAAGGTATTGAGCCCAAAGTTACTTGGATATAGAAAAGATTAATCGCTTGATTAATCTTTTTTTTGTCTATACTCGAAAATCTCCTGTTGAACCATCTTACGATATTCTTCTTCATAAGGCTCCCAAAGTTCTATGTAATTACCAAAAGGATCTTGAAATTGAGCAAACTTCCCATAATTATATTCAGCAACTTCACTCGTTATTTTACATCCTTGATTCTGTACTATTGAGAGCACTTCATCAATGGAATCAACTCTGAAATTAATATAGGGAACCCCTTCTTGATTGCTTCTGGTAAAGGAAACTAGTGTCAACTGGTCACCATCAATAAAACTGGTTCCATACGGACTCATATTCATTCCTAAATATTGCTCATACCAATCGCGAATTTCTTGATCGTTGCCTTTTAATCCTAAGAATACACCACCAACACCGGTAACTTTACCCATGATTGTTAATAAAATAAAAACCTCACAAAAGTAAGGTTTATTTTGCGTTTTGCATTGATTGCATAACTTGACGAACCTGTTTTTCAGAAGGTTTACGTCCCATTTGCATCATCATTGCACGAATCATATTTTCATTCACTGGTGGGTTTTCTCGTAAATACTTTTTGAAATAACGTTGTGACAAATAGAACCCTAATGCTCCACCGACTAATAACGCTCCGACTAAGTATAGGATCAATGCCCACGTTGCAACATTCACTAATAACATATTAATTCACTCCTTCACTAATTCTTTTATATTCTACTAAATATAGGGGCAAAATACAAGGTATTTGTTCACTATTCTGCACTAATTAATATGGATTGCAAAATGTAATTGGAAATATTATAATTAGTTTTGAAAATTGAACAATAATCCGAAAAAGGTGTTTACTTTTTTACCTTTATAACATACAATATAGATGTTAATAAGCTTATTAAGAGGAGGAATTAATATGCCAAGAAGAATTACCGAAGACTGTATCGCTTGTGCTGCATGTGTTCCTGAATGTCCAGTGGACTGTATTGAAGAAGGGGACATTTTTGTAATCGATGAAGATATCTGTATTGATTGTGGAGCATGCGAAGTAGTATGCCCTGTTGATGCAATTATCGAAGTGTAATTATTAAAAAAGAGGCTATGCCTCTTTTTTTATTTGACTTGATACGGATTTGTATTGACTTTGCTAATGTGTATAGGACAACCAATTCCTTTTTCTTTTAAGAATGATGCAAGACCATCGAGTGCGTGTTTTTCAATATTATGACCAACATCTAGAATCGTAAACCCTAGGTTTTTAGCGTCGAGTGCATGATGATAAGTAATATCACCACTAATATATGCGTCGACCCCTTTACTAATTGCGGTATTAATCACACTTGATCCACTTCCACCCGTTATTGCAATACGTTGATACGTCTCTTTGTCGCCACCAATAAGACGCAGACTATCCAACTGAAATACTTGTTTTACATAGGCAACAAGTTCATCGAGCGAGTATGCTTTGTCAAGCGTACCGATGACACCCAAGCTTTCTATTTCATTGATTGAATCGAGAGGTTCGGGATCATGAAGTTGTAACATCGAAGACAAATATAGATTCATTCCCATTGGCGCAACATCAAAATTAGTATGAGCAACATATAACGTAATTCCATGTTGAATCAGTTTTTGCAATAGTTGACCTAAATACGTCTCTGTATGAATTGTTTTAAGCGGTTTAAAGATTAGAGGATGGTGCAGCACAATCATGTTTGCGTTTTTCGCGAGTGCTTCATCAATTACTTCAAGTGTTAAATCCAAAGATATCACGATTCCGGTAATATCTTTATTGAGCGTTCCCACTTGCAATCCTACATTATCCCATTCATAAGCAGACTCCGTAGGAAAATAGGTTTCAAATATGGATTTAAATTCATTTCCGTTCATCCAGTACCTCCTCAATTAGAGTAATACGTTTTTCTACTTTTTGACGTTCTTCATCATCGTTAATTTGATTAACAATGGCTGTAAGAGCGTTTTTTTCTTTGGTCCATTTTTCAACAAAGTAGTATGGTTTTTGAATGCAATTAAGGGGACCAAATTCGACTTCAACTGGTGTTAAAGACGCTTTCCCTCGTTCGATTACAATCACTTCATAATACTTATTCCCATCTTTAAAAACCAACTCATCGACGATATGATAGGATAGTTCAGCCAAGGCTTCTCGAACAACAGGGATATTGGTATTTGGTTGTAAAATGAATCGTTTGATATTTTTGTGTTCTCCATTTTGAAGGATTTTCACAATCATTTCGCCACCCATACCACTAATGACAACTACATCTGTTTCATCATCAATCTTCGATAATCCTTCACCAAGAAGAACTGAAACTTTATCACTTACACGATACTTGCGAACGTTGGTTCGAGCTTGTAAAAATGGGCCATACTTATTGTCAATAGCTAGTGCACGATAGACATAACCACGTAATACTGCGGCTATTGGAAGCATTGCATGGTCAGTCCCAATGTCTGCTAATTTAACGAATCCATTTGTGTACTCAAGACAAGTTTCTAAACGTTTTGATAATTGCATTATTTTCCGTTCATGAAGTCTTTTAGTTTTTTGCTTCTTGATGGGTGTCGTAATTTGCGAAGTGCTTTGGCCTCAATCTGTCGAATCCGTTCACGGGTAACACCAAATTCTCGACCAACTTCTTCCAATGTGCGACTGCGTCCATCTAGTAATCCAAACCGCATCCGCAACACTTTTTCTTCACGATCTGTGAGTGTTTCTAAAACGGTGTCAAGTTCTCGTTTTAGCATCTCTTTAGACGTATACTCCATTGGAGTTAGGGTGTCAGGATCAGCAATAAAATCTCCCAAACTGGAGTCTTCTTCCTCACCAACAGGACTCTCTAGCGAGATAGGTTCTTGAGCAACTTTTTGAATGATTTGTACTTTTTCTACACTAATACCCATCCGTTCTGCAACTTCTTCAGGGTGAGGTTCACGTTTCAGTTCCTGGATTAATTGCCGTTGTGTTCGAACCAATTTATTGATGGTTTCCACCATATGAACGGGGATTCGAATCGTCCGCGCTTGGTCTGCAATCGCACGTGTTATCGCTTGACGAATCCACCATGTGGCATAGGTTGAAAACTTAAATCCCTTGGTGTGGTCAAACTTACCAACAGCTTTCATTAGTCCCATGTTTCCTTCTTGAATCAAGTCCAAGAATTGCATTCCTCGACCAACATACCGTTTCGCAATGGATACCACGAGACGTAAGTTTGCTTCAACGAGTTTGTTTTTCGCCAGTTCACCTTTAAACATGATTTGCTCTACTTGAAGCTTATATTCCGGACTGATTTCTTCACCGTTTGCCACCATATCATCAAACTGCTCTTTGGCGACAACGGCATTGGCAATGTCGGTTGCTAAATCAACTTCTTCGGATCCTTCTAGCAAATCAACGCGACCAATTTCTTTCAAATACATCCGAACGGGATCATCAACCTTGATGGATATCTGATTTTCAAATGATTTGTCGTGTAAAAGTTCTTCTTCAATGTCTTTTGTGAAATCCAAATCCAACACGATACTTGCATCTAATTCCTCTTCGTAATCATCGTCATCATCGTCGTCTTCCACAGGTAATTTGTACGTTACCATCTCAT
This genomic window contains:
- a CDS encoding Nif3-like dinuclear metal center hexameric protein translates to MNGNEFKSIFETYFPTESAYEWDNVGLQVGTLNKDITGIVISLDLTLEVIDEALAKNANMIVLHHPLIFKPLKTIHTETYLGQLLQKLIQHGITLYVAHTNFDVAPMGMNLYLSSMLQLHDPEPLDSINEIESLGVIGTLDKAYSLDELVAYVKQVFQLDSLRLIGGDKETYQRIAITGGSGSSVINTAISKGVDAYISGDITYHHALDAKNLGFTILDVGHNIEKHALDGLASFLKEKGIGCPIHISKVNTNPYQVK
- a CDS encoding tRNA (adenine(22)-N(1))-methyltransferase; this encodes MQLSKRLETCLEYTNGFVKLADIGTDHAMLPIAAVLRGYVYRALAIDNKYGPFLQARTNVRKYRVSDKVSVLLGEGLSKIDDETDVVVISGMGGEMIVKILQNGEHKNIKRFILQPNTNIPVVREALAELSYHIVDELVFKDGNKYYEVIVIERGKASLTPVEVEFGPLNCIQKPYYFVEKWTKEKNALTAIVNQINDDEERQKVEKRITLIEEVLDERK
- the rpoD gene encoding RNA polymerase sigma factor RpoD — protein: MDKEKIIQELVDISKVKGYLAVKEILKYVSDDSEEFDEIVAELERKQVDVVSEDEMVTYKLPVEDDDDDDDYEEELDASIVLDLDFTKDIEEELLHDKSFENQISIKVDDPVRMYLKEIGRVDLLEGSEEVDLATDIANAVVAKEQFDDMVANGEEISPEYKLQVEQIMFKGELAKNKLVEANLRLVVSIAKRYVGRGMQFLDLIQEGNMGLMKAVGKFDHTKGFKFSTYATWWIRQAITRAIADQARTIRIPVHMVETINKLVRTQRQLIQELKREPHPEEVAERMGISVEKVQIIQKVAQEPISLESPVGEEEDSSLGDFIADPDTLTPMEYTSKEMLKRELDTVLETLTDREEKVLRMRFGLLDGRSRTLEEVGREFGVTRERIRQIEAKALRKLRHPSRSKKLKDFMNGK